One window of Chloroflexus aggregans DSM 9485 genomic DNA carries:
- a CDS encoding saccharopine dehydrogenase family protein, translating into MNDWIIYGANGYTGTLIARAAVAAGLRPRLAGRNAEAIAALAQELNVPFTICRLDDRNGLRNTLRGAQLVLHCAGPFQETSSPMIDTCLSTGVHYLDITGEISVFETAAAYDGSAKQAGIMLMPGVGFDIVPSDCLAAHLARRLPTATTLILAFRALGSISRGTAITMLTMAATGCERRNGRLIRTPPLSEVRTFDFGRGPQPCVSIPWGDVATAYYTTGIPNIKVFVAIPRRARYWLGLGRRLLPMIKLPVIRQGLRWLLARTLYGPDLTSRTHGRSIIIGEASELSGRRVISRLDGPEGYTLTVQTALLIVQKVLNGNVTPGFHTPAGLYGSNLITEIPDVVIRDIGE; encoded by the coding sequence ATGAACGATTGGATTATCTACGGTGCAAATGGTTACACCGGAACACTTATCGCTCGTGCTGCGGTAGCTGCCGGACTCCGGCCACGCTTAGCCGGGCGCAACGCAGAGGCGATTGCAGCATTGGCACAAGAACTGAACGTACCGTTTACGATTTGCCGCCTCGATGATCGAAATGGACTGCGCAACACACTACGTGGGGCGCAATTAGTGTTGCACTGCGCCGGCCCGTTCCAAGAGACAAGTTCACCAATGATCGATACGTGTTTATCCACCGGTGTGCATTATCTCGACATCACCGGCGAGATTAGTGTCTTTGAGACGGCAGCGGCCTATGACGGATCGGCCAAACAGGCCGGTATCATGCTGATGCCCGGTGTAGGCTTCGATATTGTACCGTCAGACTGTCTAGCCGCCCATCTCGCCCGTCGCTTGCCGACAGCAACGACATTGATACTGGCGTTTCGTGCGCTCGGCAGCATCTCACGCGGAACTGCGATTACTATGTTAACTATGGCAGCCACCGGCTGTGAACGACGTAACGGCAGATTAATCCGAACACCACCACTATCGGAAGTTCGCACGTTCGATTTTGGACGCGGACCACAACCCTGTGTCAGTATTCCATGGGGTGATGTTGCGACAGCGTACTACACAACCGGTATTCCCAACATTAAAGTGTTTGTTGCAATTCCACGACGAGCACGGTACTGGCTTGGATTAGGACGACGGCTATTACCGATGATAAAGTTACCGGTGATACGTCAGGGATTGCGTTGGTTGCTGGCCCGTACTCTCTACGGTCCTGACCTAACGAGCCGTACCCACGGGCGAAGTATTATTATTGGTGAAGCCTCCGAGCTTAGTGGACGGCGTGTGATAAGCCGATTAGACGGTCCAGAAGGATACACACTCACGGTACAGACTGCGCTGTTGATTGTACAGAAAGTATTGAATGGAAATGTTACACCAGGATTCCACACTCCCGCCGGTTTGTATGGGTCTAACTTGATCACCGAGATACCAGATGTGGTTATACGTGACATAGGTGAATAG
- a CDS encoding amidase, with translation MDTELCLQPATVIARLIRQRTVSAGEVLAAHLSRIEAINPHVNAIVTLDVEGAQRRANAIDAALARGEDPGPLAGLPVAHKDLAETKGLRTTYGSPIFADFVPDFDALIVARLKAAGAVTVGKTNTPEFGAGSQTFNLIFGPTRNPYDLSKTCGGSSGGAAVALACGLIPIADGSDFGGSLRNPAGYCNVVGFRPSPGRVPVWPDPTPYLPFVVDGPMARTVADIALILQAIAGPDPRAPLSIGEPASIFAQSLERDLRGVRVAWSPDLGGLPVDPRVTEVIMGQRAVFEQLGCIVEEATPDLRDADEIFQVMRAFRYELTLGELLDHERARIKDTVVWNIEAGRALSGPQVGRAMRLHAALLAHLYEFMQTYEFIIAPVSQVPPFPVEQPYITEINGVPMQNYIEWMRSCYYISVCNVPAISVPAGFTCDGLPVGIQIIGRPRADLSVLQLAYAYEQATQYWRRHPSLATK, from the coding sequence ATGGATACAGAACTTTGTTTGCAACCGGCCACCGTTATTGCTCGTCTGATCCGCCAACGCACCGTTTCTGCCGGTGAAGTGCTCGCTGCACACTTGTCACGGATCGAGGCGATCAATCCTCACGTAAACGCGATCGTAACGCTTGATGTTGAGGGGGCCCAGAGACGGGCCAACGCCATCGATGCTGCGCTGGCTCGTGGTGAAGACCCCGGACCACTGGCCGGTTTGCCGGTTGCCCACAAAGATCTGGCCGAAACCAAAGGTCTACGCACGACGTATGGTTCTCCGATCTTTGCCGATTTTGTCCCCGATTTTGATGCATTGATCGTCGCCCGTCTAAAAGCTGCCGGTGCGGTGACGGTCGGGAAGACGAATACGCCTGAGTTTGGGGCCGGTTCGCAGACGTTCAACCTGATCTTTGGCCCGACTCGTAACCCCTACGATCTGAGCAAAACGTGTGGAGGTAGTAGCGGTGGTGCGGCAGTAGCTCTTGCTTGTGGCCTCATCCCAATTGCCGATGGTAGTGATTTTGGCGGATCACTGCGCAATCCGGCAGGATATTGTAATGTGGTTGGTTTTCGTCCCTCTCCCGGTCGGGTGCCGGTTTGGCCCGATCCCACGCCGTATTTGCCGTTTGTAGTCGATGGCCCAATGGCGCGTACCGTGGCCGACATTGCTCTCATATTACAGGCAATTGCCGGTCCTGATCCGCGCGCACCGCTCTCGATCGGCGAGCCGGCCAGTATCTTTGCTCAATCGCTCGAACGTGACCTGCGTGGCGTGCGGGTTGCATGGAGTCCTGATCTAGGCGGGTTGCCTGTCGATCCGCGCGTTACTGAAGTAATCATGGGTCAGCGTGCAGTCTTCGAGCAGCTTGGCTGTATCGTGGAAGAAGCTACCCCTGATTTGCGTGATGCCGATGAGATCTTTCAGGTCATGCGCGCCTTTCGCTACGAACTCACCCTTGGCGAGTTGCTCGACCACGAGCGCGCGCGAATCAAAGATACTGTTGTATGGAATATTGAAGCTGGACGTGCGCTGAGTGGTCCACAAGTCGGGCGTGCGATGCGATTGCACGCGGCGCTATTGGCTCACCTGTACGAGTTTATGCAGACGTATGAATTTATCATTGCACCGGTGAGCCAGGTGCCCCCATTTCCGGTTGAGCAGCCGTACATTACCGAGATCAATGGTGTGCCGATGCAGAATTATATTGAGTGGATGCGATCATGCTATTACATTTCGGTCTGTAACGTACCGGCGATCTCGGTACCAGCCGGTTTTACCTGCGATGGTCTACCGGTTGGGATCCAAATTATCGGGCGACCAAGAGCTGATCTGAGCGTTCTCCAGCTAGCCTATGCCTACGAGCAGGCCACGCAATATTGGCGACGCCATCCGTCCCTCGCAACGAAATGA
- the recN gene encoding DNA repair protein RecN, whose amino-acid sequence MLIELQIQDFAIIDRLHLRFEQGFTVLTGETGAGKSIIIDALGTLRGERIDPTFVRAGCSRARVEGIFSLDDCPHILPLLTELDLLTEGDDQVILVREISAESGRSIARINGRAVSSATLREIGSRLIDIHGQHEGQSLFNPRTHLELLDRFGDLLPIRQRVADQLTTLRAVQTQLAELRTGEAHRQARIEELEMLRDDVTAAKLKPGEEEALLRERTIAQNAARIATLTDDAYRALYAGSEGRSGRSAIEAMVFAVNALNELSRFDQRTIPLAQRATDIRYQLEDLVTDLRKYRADLDVDPRRLDMIEDRLTVLRDLQRKYGVDLNTLIERATQAEAELESLRNRTGQIADLEKQEQALQAELARLALELSQRRRQVGEELSHQIIQAMHDLAMPNVHFAVQITYDDDPQGLPVNGRRVACDRTGIDRVEFLIAPNPGEPLKPLARIASGGESARLLLALKSILSQVDEVPTLIFDEIDTGVGGRAGHVVGQKLWAISQRHQVLCITHLPQVAAFANAHYHIRKEVHAGRTRTNVEVLSAEQRIDELAAMLDGVPNDHSRANARQILERAQTWKSHRQTELMTKS is encoded by the coding sequence ATGTTGATCGAGTTGCAGATTCAGGATTTCGCTATTATTGATCGTCTGCATCTGCGCTTTGAGCAGGGCTTTACTGTGCTCACCGGTGAAACTGGTGCCGGTAAGTCGATCATTATTGACGCTCTCGGCACCTTGCGCGGTGAGCGAATTGATCCTACCTTTGTCCGCGCCGGATGTTCACGAGCAAGGGTTGAAGGTATCTTCAGCCTCGATGATTGCCCGCATATACTCCCGCTACTCACCGAACTCGATTTACTGACCGAAGGCGACGATCAAGTTATTCTGGTTCGTGAGATCTCTGCCGAGTCGGGGCGTAGCATTGCTCGGATCAATGGGCGTGCAGTCAGTAGCGCCACTTTACGCGAGATTGGGAGCCGGCTGATCGATATTCATGGTCAGCACGAAGGTCAGTCACTGTTTAACCCCCGTACCCATCTTGAACTGCTCGACCGGTTTGGTGATTTGTTACCGATACGGCAACGGGTTGCCGATCAGTTGACGACATTACGAGCGGTACAAACCCAATTAGCCGAACTCCGTACCGGAGAAGCTCATCGACAAGCGCGGATCGAAGAGCTAGAGATGCTGCGCGACGATGTCACGGCAGCGAAGCTTAAACCCGGCGAAGAGGAAGCGTTGTTGCGGGAACGGACCATTGCTCAGAATGCAGCTCGGATTGCAACCTTAACCGATGATGCGTACCGTGCGTTGTATGCCGGTAGTGAGGGGCGAAGTGGGCGATCAGCGATTGAGGCAATGGTATTTGCGGTCAACGCCTTGAACGAATTATCCCGCTTTGATCAGCGCACAATTCCGTTGGCGCAGCGAGCTACCGATATTCGTTATCAACTGGAAGACTTGGTAACGGACCTGCGCAAATATCGTGCTGATCTCGATGTCGATCCACGTCGCCTCGACATGATCGAAGATCGGCTAACAGTACTGCGGGATTTGCAGCGTAAGTACGGGGTTGATTTGAATACGCTCATCGAGCGGGCTACCCAGGCTGAAGCAGAGCTTGAGAGTCTGCGTAATCGCACCGGCCAAATTGCCGATCTTGAGAAGCAAGAGCAGGCTTTACAGGCTGAATTGGCCCGTCTCGCCCTTGAATTATCGCAGCGCCGGCGTCAAGTCGGTGAAGAGTTGAGTCACCAGATTATCCAGGCAATGCACGATTTGGCGATGCCTAACGTTCATTTCGCCGTTCAGATAACATACGATGATGATCCACAGGGGTTACCGGTAAACGGACGTCGGGTTGCTTGCGATCGGACAGGTATTGATCGGGTAGAGTTTTTGATAGCCCCTAACCCCGGTGAGCCACTCAAACCGCTGGCCCGTATCGCCTCAGGTGGTGAGAGTGCTCGTTTGTTACTGGCTCTGAAGTCGATTCTTTCACAGGTAGATGAGGTGCCAACCCTGATCTTCGACGAGATCGATACCGGTGTTGGTGGTCGAGCAGGTCACGTGGTTGGACAGAAGCTCTGGGCTATTAGTCAACGTCATCAGGTACTGTGTATTACCCACTTGCCGCAAGTGGCAGCGTTCGCTAACGCGCATTACCATATCCGTAAAGAGGTTCATGCCGGGCGCACGCGCACCAATGTTGAGGTGTTGTCCGCCGAACAACGGATCGATGAGCTTGCGGCAATGCTCGATGGTGTTCCCAACGACCATAGTCGGGCTAATGCTCGTCAGATTCTCGAACGAGCACAGACTTGGAAATCGCACCGCCAGACCGAACTGATGACAAAATCCTAG
- the pcs gene encoding propionyl-CoA synthase subunit Pcs, which yields MIDTAPPAPSRAPRSNPIRDRVDWETQRAAALANPGAFHGAIARTVIHWYDPKHNCWIRFDESSQRWEGLDAATGAPVTVDYPADYQPWQQAFDDSEAPFYRWFYGGLTNACFNEVDRHVMMGYGDEVAYYFEGDRWDNSLNNGRGGPVVQETITRRRLLVEVVKAAQVLRDLGLKKGDRIALNMPNIMPQIYYTEAAKRLGIIYTPVFGGFSDKTLSDRIHNAGARVVITSDGAYRNAQVVPYKEAYTDQALDKYVPVETVRRIVAETLTTLPLRDDQRQKIIDEVESVLSGEITIERSDVMRGVGAALAQIRDLDAATQANVRTVLAQALVASPPRVEAVIVVRHTGQDILWNADRDRWSHELLEAALAKILANARAIGIDVHSEADLLKLPDDQLIRALYASVPCEPVDAEYPMFIIYTSGSTGKPKGVIHVHGGYVSGVVHTLRVSFDAEPGDTIYVIADPGWITGQSYMLTATMAGRLTGIIAEGSPLFPSSGRYASIIERYGVQIFKAGVTFLKTVMSNPQNIEDVRLYNMSSLRVATFCAEPVSPAVQQFGMQIMTPQYINSYWATEHGGIVWTHFYGNNDFPLRPDAHTYPLPWVAGDVWVAETDESGNVRYRVADYEEKGEIVITAPYPYLTRTIWGDVPGFEAYLRGEIPLKAWKGDAERFIKTYWRRGPHGEWGYIQGDFAMKYPDGSFTLHGRSDDVINVSGHRMGTEEIEGAILRDRQITPDSPVGNCIVVGAPHREKGLTPVAFIQPAPGRRLTAADRRRLDELVRTEKGAVSVPEDYIEVSAFPETRSGKYMRRFLRNMMLDEPLGDTTTLRNPEVLEEIAAKIAEWKRKQRLAEEQQIIERYRYFRIEYHPPAASAGKLAVVTVTNPPVNALNERALDELNTIVDHLSRRNDVAAIVFTGQGAKSFVAGADIRQLLEEIHTVEEAMALPNNAHLAFRKIERMNKPCIAAINGVALGGGLEFAMACHYRVADVYAEFGQPEINLRLLPGYGGTQRLPRLLHRRSNGTGLLRALEMILGGRSVPADEALELGLIDAIATGDADALMLACSLAREAIASDGTLREDAAVTKAFRQRHAQLEEWRKPDPHFTDDQLRSIIAHPRIERIIKQAHTVGRDVAVHRALDAIRYGFIHGFEAGLEHEAKLFAEAVVDPNGGKRGIREFLDRHSAPLPTRRPLISREQEQLLLEQKELLPIGSPFFPGVDRIPKWQYAQAFIRDPETGAAMHGDPIVAEKQIIIPVERPRANQALIYVLASEVNFNDIWAITGIPVSRFDEHDRDWHVTGSGGIGLVVALGEEARREGRLKIGDLVAIYSGQTDLLSPLMGLDPMAADFVIQGNDTPDGSHQQFMVAQAPQCMPVLPDMTLEAAGSYILNLGTIYRALFTTLRVQPGRTIFIEGAATGTGLDAVRTAARNGLNVIGMVSSPSRAATVLSAGGKGAINRKDPAIANCFTRVPEDPSEWAAWEAAGHPLLEMFRAQNGGRLADYVVSHAGETAFPRSFQLLGEPHDGHIPTLTFYGASSGYHFTFIGKPGAASPTEMLRRAGLRAGEGVLIYYGVGSPELIDGAGLEAIEAARLMGARIVVVTASDAQREFVLSLGFGAALRGVISITELKRRFGDEFDWPKTMPPLPDSRKDPQGLKEAVRRFNDLTFKPIGSAVGGFLRTPDNPRGYPDLIIERAGHDALAVSAMLIKPFTGRIVYFEDIGGRRYSFFAPQIWVRQRRIYMPTAQIFGTHLSNAYEIVRMNEEISAGLITITEPAVVPWDQLPEAHQAMWENRHTAATYVVNHALPRLGIKTKDELYEAWTAADRE from the coding sequence ATGATCGACACTGCGCCCCCCGCCCCCTCACGGGCGCCCCGTTCCAACCCAATACGGGATCGTGTTGATTGGGAAACCCAGCGTGCAGCAGCGCTTGCTAATCCCGGCGCGTTTCATGGCGCCATTGCCCGCACGGTAATCCATTGGTACGATCCGAAGCACAATTGCTGGATCCGCTTCGATGAGAGTAGCCAGCGTTGGGAAGGTCTCGATGCTGCGACCGGTGCGCCGGTCACGGTCGATTATCCCGCCGACTATCAGCCGTGGCAGCAGGCTTTTGACGATAGTGAAGCTCCATTCTACCGCTGGTTTTATGGTGGTCTGACGAATGCCTGCTTCAACGAGGTTGATCGGCACGTCATGATGGGCTACGGCGACGAGGTCGCCTACTATTTTGAAGGCGACCGTTGGGATAACTCGCTCAACAACGGGCGTGGTGGGCCGGTTGTGCAAGAGACGATTACCCGGCGACGCTTGCTGGTTGAGGTGGTGAAGGCTGCGCAGGTGTTGCGCGATCTTGGTCTCAAAAAGGGTGACCGGATTGCGCTGAATATGCCCAATATTATGCCGCAAATTTACTATACCGAAGCGGCGAAGCGTTTGGGCATTATTTACACACCGGTCTTCGGTGGATTCTCCGATAAAACCCTCTCAGATCGTATCCATAATGCCGGTGCGCGGGTCGTGATCACCTCTGACGGTGCGTACCGCAATGCACAAGTTGTTCCGTACAAAGAGGCGTATACCGATCAGGCCCTTGATAAATATGTGCCGGTTGAAACAGTTCGCCGCATTGTTGCCGAAACACTGACGACCCTACCGTTGCGTGATGACCAGCGCCAGAAGATTATTGATGAAGTTGAGTCGGTTCTTTCCGGTGAAATTACCATCGAGCGTTCCGATGTGATGCGTGGCGTTGGTGCGGCACTGGCTCAGATACGTGATCTCGATGCGGCAACGCAGGCTAACGTGCGTACCGTGTTGGCGCAAGCGCTGGTCGCTTCGCCACCCCGCGTCGAAGCGGTAATTGTGGTACGCCATACCGGCCAGGATATTCTGTGGAATGCCGATCGTGATCGCTGGAGCCACGAGCTGTTAGAAGCGGCACTTGCGAAAATCTTGGCGAACGCGCGTGCTATCGGCATCGATGTGCATAGCGAAGCCGATCTGCTCAAGTTGCCCGACGATCAACTCATCCGTGCGCTGTATGCGAGTGTGCCGTGTGAACCGGTTGATGCCGAGTACCCGATGTTTATCATCTATACCTCGGGGAGTACCGGCAAACCCAAGGGAGTCATCCACGTTCACGGCGGGTATGTGTCCGGTGTGGTGCATACGTTGCGGGTAAGCTTTGACGCTGAGCCGGGTGACACGATCTACGTCATCGCCGATCCGGGCTGGATCACCGGTCAGAGTTATATGCTTACGGCGACGATGGCCGGTCGCTTGACCGGGATTATCGCTGAAGGTTCGCCGCTCTTCCCATCGTCAGGGCGGTATGCCAGCATTATTGAACGGTACGGGGTGCAGATCTTCAAAGCCGGCGTCACCTTCCTCAAGACGGTGATGTCAAATCCCCAAAATATCGAGGACGTTCGCCTTTACAATATGTCTTCGCTGCGGGTTGCAACCTTCTGCGCTGAGCCGGTGAGTCCGGCTGTACAGCAGTTTGGTATGCAGATTATGACCCCGCAGTATATCAATTCGTACTGGGCGACCGAGCATGGCGGGATTGTGTGGACCCACTTCTATGGGAATAACGACTTCCCACTCCGCCCCGATGCACATACGTACCCGCTGCCGTGGGTGGCCGGTGATGTATGGGTAGCCGAGACCGACGAGAGCGGGAATGTGCGGTATCGGGTGGCCGATTATGAGGAGAAGGGTGAAATTGTCATCACCGCACCGTATCCCTACCTCACGCGCACAATCTGGGGTGATGTACCCGGCTTTGAGGCGTATTTGCGCGGTGAAATCCCGCTGAAGGCGTGGAAGGGTGATGCCGAGCGGTTTATTAAGACGTACTGGCGGCGCGGGCCGCATGGTGAGTGGGGGTACATTCAGGGCGATTTTGCTATGAAGTACCCGGATGGCAGCTTCACGTTGCATGGCCGCTCGGACGACGTGATCAACGTGTCGGGCCACCGAATGGGTACCGAGGAGATCGAGGGCGCGATCCTGCGTGACCGCCAGATTACGCCCGATTCGCCGGTCGGGAACTGTATCGTTGTCGGTGCCCCCCATCGTGAAAAGGGGCTGACACCGGTTGCCTTCATCCAGCCCGCACCGGGGCGACGGTTGACGGCTGCCGATCGCCGGCGACTCGACGAGCTGGTGCGTACCGAGAAGGGTGCGGTGAGTGTGCCCGAAGATTATATCGAGGTCAGCGCGTTTCCCGAGACACGCAGCGGTAAGTATATGCGCCGCTTCTTGCGCAATATGATGCTCGATGAGCCGCTTGGTGATACGACGACGCTGCGGAACCCTGAGGTGCTCGAAGAGATTGCAGCCAAGATCGCTGAGTGGAAGCGCAAGCAGCGTCTGGCCGAAGAACAGCAGATTATCGAGCGCTACCGCTACTTCCGCATTGAGTACCATCCACCTGCCGCAAGTGCCGGCAAACTGGCGGTGGTGACGGTGACGAACCCGCCGGTCAATGCGCTGAATGAGCGCGCACTCGATGAGTTGAATACGATCGTTGATCACCTGAGCCGGCGGAATGATGTTGCGGCGATTGTGTTTACCGGCCAGGGTGCCAAGAGCTTTGTGGCCGGTGCTGATATTCGTCAGTTGCTCGAAGAGATCCACACGGTCGAAGAGGCAATGGCGCTCCCCAATAATGCGCACCTCGCCTTCCGCAAGATCGAGCGCATGAACAAGCCTTGCATTGCCGCGATTAACGGTGTAGCGCTCGGTGGTGGTCTGGAGTTTGCAATGGCTTGTCACTACCGTGTGGCCGATGTATACGCCGAATTCGGTCAGCCTGAAATCAATCTGCGCTTGCTACCCGGTTACGGCGGTACCCAACGCTTGCCACGCTTGCTCCACCGGCGGAGCAACGGTACCGGTTTGCTCCGTGCGCTTGAGATGATTCTGGGCGGCCGCAGTGTGCCTGCGGATGAGGCGCTTGAGCTGGGCTTGATCGACGCTATCGCCACCGGTGATGCCGATGCGTTGATGCTGGCCTGCTCATTGGCCCGCGAGGCAATTGCTTCTGATGGTACGTTACGTGAAGATGCCGCTGTGACCAAGGCGTTCCGGCAGCGCCACGCGCAACTCGAAGAGTGGCGCAAGCCCGATCCGCATTTTACCGATGACCAATTGCGCTCGATCATTGCCCATCCGCGCATCGAGCGGATTATTAAGCAGGCTCATACGGTTGGGCGTGATGTGGCGGTACATCGTGCGCTTGATGCGATCCGCTACGGTTTCATCCACGGCTTTGAGGCTGGCCTTGAGCACGAGGCGAAGTTGTTTGCCGAAGCAGTGGTCGATCCGAACGGCGGTAAGCGTGGTATCCGCGAGTTCCTCGATCGCCATAGCGCGCCATTGCCGACGCGCCGGCCATTGATTAGCCGTGAACAGGAGCAACTGTTGCTGGAGCAGAAAGAGCTGTTGCCGATTGGATCGCCCTTCTTCCCCGGTGTGGACCGGATTCCGAAGTGGCAGTACGCGCAGGCCTTTATCCGTGATCCGGAGACCGGCGCTGCGATGCACGGCGATCCGATAGTCGCCGAGAAGCAGATTATCATTCCGGTCGAGCGACCACGTGCGAATCAGGCCCTGATCTATGTGCTGGCCTCTGAGGTCAACTTTAACGATATTTGGGCGATTACCGGTATTCCGGTTTCGCGCTTCGATGAGCACGACCGCGATTGGCACGTGACCGGGTCGGGTGGAATTGGTTTGGTGGTGGCCCTTGGTGAAGAGGCACGTCGCGAAGGTCGCTTGAAGATCGGTGATCTGGTGGCAATTTATTCGGGCCAGACCGATTTGCTCTCACCGCTCATGGGTCTCGATCCAATGGCGGCCGATTTCGTCATTCAGGGGAACGATACGCCCGACGGTTCGCACCAGCAGTTTATGGTTGCCCAAGCGCCGCAGTGTATGCCGGTGCTGCCGGATATGACGCTTGAGGCTGCCGGTAGCTACATCCTGAACCTCGGTACCATCTATCGTGCGCTCTTTACAACGCTGCGGGTGCAACCCGGTCGCACGATCTTTATCGAGGGTGCCGCAACCGGTACCGGTCTTGACGCGGTGCGGACCGCAGCCCGTAACGGTTTGAACGTGATCGGTATGGTCAGTTCGCCGAGTCGTGCGGCGACGGTATTGTCAGCCGGTGGTAAAGGCGCTATTAACCGAAAGGACCCGGCAATCGCCAATTGCTTTACCCGCGTGCCCGAAGACCCGTCGGAATGGGCCGCATGGGAAGCCGCCGGTCATCCGCTCCTTGAGATGTTCCGTGCCCAGAACGGTGGTCGTTTGGCCGATTATGTGGTCTCGCACGCCGGCGAGACGGCGTTCCCGCGCAGCTTCCAGTTGCTCGGCGAGCCACACGACGGTCATATCCCGACGCTGACCTTCTACGGTGCGAGTAGTGGGTATCACTTTACCTTTATCGGCAAGCCCGGTGCTGCTTCGCCGACCGAAATGCTGCGGCGGGCCGGGTTGCGGGCCGGCGAAGGTGTGTTGATCTACTACGGTGTCGGAAGCCCTGAATTGATCGACGGTGCCGGTCTTGAGGCAATCGAGGCTGCCCGCCTCATGGGCGCTCGGATCGTGGTGGTGACGGCCAGTGACGCACAGCGCGAGTTCGTTCTCTCACTGGGCTTTGGCGCTGCCTTGCGCGGTGTGATCAGCATTACCGAACTGAAGCGGCGGTTCGGTGATGAGTTCGATTGGCCAAAGACGATGCCACCCTTGCCCGACTCACGGAAGGACCCGCAAGGCTTGAAAGAAGCGGTGCGGCGCTTTAACGATCTCACGTTCAAGCCAATCGGGAGCGCTGTCGGTGGGTTCTTGCGCACACCCGATAACCCGCGTGGGTACCCCGATTTGATCATCGAACGTGCCGGGCACGACGCGCTGGCGGTGAGCGCTATGCTGATCAAGCCGTTCACGGGTCGGATCGTCTACTTCGAGGATATCGGTGGTCGTCGCTACTCCTTCTTCGCGCCTCAGATTTGGGTACGTCAACGCCGTATCTACATGCCGACTGCCCAGATTTTCGGTACGCACCTCTCGAACGCTTATGAGATTGTGCGGATGAATGAGGAGATTAGCGCCGGTCTGATTACGATCACCGAACCGGCAGTGGTACCGTGGGATCAGTTGCCGGAAGCTCATCAGGCAATGTGGGAAAACCGCCATACCGCGGCTACTTACGTGGTCAACCATGCCTTGCCACGGCTTGGGATTAAGACGAAAGACGAGCTGTACGAGGCATGGACGGCAGCCGATCGTGAATAG
- a CDS encoding MraY family glycosyltransferase has protein sequence MANIALILIAALTCSILATPIARRAALRSGVIAVPRARDIHTTPIPLLGGTAIYVAFVVALLLFGDLAHIRELIGILLGATIVSLFGLADDRWGMPALLKLAGQFLAATVLLIGGTQVQLFPWPVINWIITLGWVVVITNAINFLDNMDGLSGGVATIAAAFFLLLAAMNEPRQVLVGAMAAALIGACIGFLRYNFNPASIFMGDTGSLFIGFILAALAIKLRFLANTPLVTWLVPVCVLGLPLFDLALVFVSRVRRRVNPFTTAGKDHLSHRLHALGLTKREAVLTCYLLAGASGLTGIYVTQARPSEAYIVFAGLLTIAVGGIIWLERICPAGQPQRS, from the coding sequence ATGGCTAACATTGCACTTATTCTCATTGCCGCACTCACATGTTCAATCCTCGCGACACCGATTGCACGACGTGCCGCACTACGGAGCGGTGTAATCGCAGTTCCACGCGCGCGGGACATCCATACCACTCCGATTCCGCTCTTGGGTGGTACGGCCATTTATGTTGCTTTTGTCGTCGCTCTGCTGTTGTTCGGTGATCTTGCGCACATTCGAGAATTGATCGGGATTCTGCTCGGTGCGACGATTGTGTCACTGTTTGGGCTAGCTGATGATCGCTGGGGTATGCCGGCATTACTCAAATTAGCCGGACAATTCCTGGCTGCAACGGTACTCCTTATCGGTGGTACACAGGTGCAGCTCTTTCCTTGGCCGGTGATCAACTGGATCATCACGCTGGGTTGGGTTGTCGTCATTACTAACGCGATCAACTTTCTCGACAACATGGACGGGTTATCGGGCGGAGTAGCAACAATTGCTGCCGCCTTTTTTCTCTTGCTGGCCGCAATGAACGAACCGCGCCAAGTACTAGTCGGAGCAATGGCCGCTGCACTGATCGGGGCGTGTATCGGTTTTCTACGCTACAATTTCAATCCGGCCAGCATTTTCATGGGTGATACGGGAAGTCTTTTTATCGGCTTTATCCTTGCTGCGTTAGCGATCAAGTTACGGTTTCTTGCCAACACACCATTAGTAACATGGCTCGTGCCGGTCTGCGTACTCGGTTTGCCGCTCTTTGATCTCGCGTTAGTATTTGTCTCGCGGGTACGTCGGCGGGTGAATCCATTTACCACCGCCGGTAAGGATCATCTCTCGCACCGGCTCCATGCCCTTGGCCTGACCAAGCGCGAAGCGGTGCTCACCTGCTACTTACTGGCCGGTGCGAGTGGGCTAACCGGCATCTACGTAACCCAAGCGCGCCCCTCCGAAGCGTACATCGTCTTCGCCGGTTTGCTTACCATTGCGGTGGGCGGAATTATCTGGCTGGAACGCATTTGTCCGGCAGGGCAACCGCAGCGCTCGTAA